A single Aspergillus puulaauensis MK2 DNA, chromosome 7, nearly complete sequence DNA region contains:
- the RRP9 gene encoding ribosomal RNA-processing protein RRP9 (COG:A;~EggNog:ENOG410PFHE;~InterPro:IPR036322,IPR001680,IPR019775,IPR020472, IPR039241,IPR017986;~PFAM:PF00400;~go_function: GO:0005515 - protein binding [Evidence IEA];~go_function: GO:0034511 - U3 snoRNA binding [Evidence IEA];~go_process: GO:0006364 - rRNA processing [Evidence IEA]) encodes MSSFFTLPASQRKRKREDRAGAPASKKRGVDADGDVRKKSGKKTTERDESISGSDLDEDAESVASAASEEESGSDSDEGETAADRRMKLAERYLDNVRDEVDDYGFDAAEIDRDLIAERLKEDVDEFKGRVYRQIASDLAFPAASHAFFRADTQTTTSIAVHSPYVYTVSKDKTLIKWELATPAAEGTSTANGAESTSKRPPRPQRKKPKQVRFTRGLQKIAESAEEQGHTKNILSVAVSPSGKFVATGGEDNKLIIWDAATLTPVQTFSQHRDSVSGLAFARHISTMSSGEQLFSGSFDRTIKTWSISPAGHAYVETLFGHQDNVASLAAMTIDQCISVGARDRTARLWKVVEESQLIFRGGSAKNSYQENNIDCIAPLPPSHFVTGSDNGSISLWSIHKKKPVYTVHQAHGFDPIPPSEEHSPEADRQTAESNARYLRPTPRWITALTTVPGTDIVLSGSWDGWVRAWKISDDKRTIQPLGPVGGGTLSTDGPDTPSKQLEQNLASADPSHRQSLTGPQEEAEPLVKGVVNDIAVFERRVETAKPSQVPSESKSNSNTTSPEARGLCIAVAVGKEHRFGRWKCYGNNYHKGPTSEGRNGAMVFEVPFSSDKLGKAEETV; translated from the exons ATGTCGTCGTTTTTCACATTACCCGCTTCCCAGCGGAAACGCAAGAGAGAGGACCGCGCTGGAGCCCCGGCGTCAAAGAAACGGGGTGTCGATGCGGATGGAGATGTGCGCAAGAAGAGCGGAAAGAAAACTACGGAACGGGACGAGTCAATCTCTGGAAGCgacctggacgaggatgcggagaGCGTGGCATCGGCCGCCTCAGAAGAGGAGAGTGGCTCGGACTCAGATGAGGGAGAAACGGCCGCAGATCGAAGAATGAAATTAGCGGAGCGATACCTAGACAACGTTCGGGATGAGGTAGACGATTACGGTTTCGATGCTGCAGAGATTGATCGGGATCTGATCGCAGAGAGGCTGAAAGAGGATGTG GACGAATTCAAAGGACGAGTATATCGTCAGATTGCTTCCGACTTAGCCTTCCCAGCCGCCTCACATGCGTTCTTCAGAGCAGATACGCAAACGACGACTTCGATTGCCGTACACTCGCCATATGTTTATACGGTATCCAAGGACAAGACCTTGATCAAATGGGAGCTTGCGACACCCGCCGCAGAAGGCACTTCTACAGCAAACGGGGCAGAGTCGACATCAAAGCGGCCTCCCCGACCTCAGCGGAAGAAGCCGAAACAAGTGCGCTTTACAAGAGGTTTACAGAAGATCGCGGAGAGCGCAGAAGAGCAGGGCCATACCAAAAACATTTTGTCGGTGGCCGTATCTCCTTCAGGGAAGTTTGTTGCTACCGGAGGGGAGGATAATAAGCTCATAATTTGGGATGCTGCAACTTTGACACCTGTGCAAACCTTTTCACAACATCGCGACTCCGTCAGCGGGCTAGCCTTTGCTCGCCACATCTCTACTATGAGTTCGGGCGAGCAACTATTCTCTGGCTCGTTCGATCGAACCATCAAGACCTGGTCTATTAGCCCCGCTGGTCACGCTTATGTTGAGACACTATTCGGCCACCAAGACAACGTCGCATCGCTGGCTGCGATGACGATTGATCAGTGTATCAGTGTCGGAGCCCGTGACCGCACAGCGAGACTCTGGAAGGTTGTGGAAGAGTCTCAGCTAATTTTCCGAGGTGGCTCGGCCAAAAACTCTTACCAAGAGAACAATATCGACTGCATCGCACCTTTGCCTCCTTCTCACTTCGTCACCGGCTCGGACAATGGCTCCATCTCATTATGGTCTATCCACAAGAAAAAGCCCGTTTACACCGTTCATCAAGCCCACGGTTTTGACCCTATTCCACCCTCGGAGGAGCATTCCCCCGAAGCTGATCGGCAGACGGCCGAGTCAAATGCGCGTTATCTCAGACCCACTCCTCGCTGGATTACCGCCTTGACGACGGTTCCCGGTACAGATATTGTCCTCAGTGGCAGTTGGGACGGTTGGGTGCGGGCATGGAAGATATCAGACGATAAGCGAACAATTCAACCTCTAGGACCTGTCGGCGGAGGTACCCTGTCCACAGATGGTCCAGATACCCCATCAAAGCAACTAGAGCAAAACCTTGCATCCGCCGACCCATCCCACAGACAGAGCTTAACCGGGCCCCAAGAAGAGGCTGAGCCTCTTGTGAAGGGCGTCGTCAATGACATCGCAGTCTTTGAACGTCGAGTAGAGACGGCAAAACCAAGCCAAGTGCCATCTGAATCGAAATCGAACTCGAACACTACATCACCCGAAGCGCGCGGTCTTTGTATCGCCGTCGCCGTAGGGAAAGAGCATAGGTTCGGGCGTTGGAAATGTTATGGAAACAACTATCACAAGGGGCCGACTTCGGAGGGCCGAAATGGCGCTATGGTTTTCGAAGTCCCATTCTCATCTGATAAACTTGGTAAAGCGGAGGAAACCGTCTGA
- a CDS encoding uncharacterized protein (COG:S;~EggNog:ENOG410PQ8K;~TransMembrane:1 (o770-788i)), translated as MGRRAYLNRLALGRSPYEAPELPAGSSSEQGNSVQRRISPIHADGYAQHYDERGHPVNPESKSFGKELRRAKNDILSTMGIVVSEDTNRGPNEQEKVDAIVAENDYGLIMVTLDQISVFLGSWWTTSLTGRIQTFKSYAHVPLTQIISHERASLGILGFHFAGIPAWAMSTCISICRHHPLERLISTIQNYFPDNDTGSKLVRASFTILHSATRGALLVLAMQTYMYSLLQSLHLIPPTSVPGIAHFMPFGEFASMLLPGPPPDLSFVSLGSYFFDIMKAPSLFYIYVYLRPVIEVRLYRLIRRRLPKPILTDDLSVKVAFDNDLIDWMVPTLGRRAVEETQRSNLSLIDDISYEMGAFRQWLSSKLTFRRRRASVAQVTELDQEPETRQAQSGAANLPPAPEHQRHRSAESNPPDQPMPASETDARSESGESGLSNGENRARDADNMDLLRRARNLTLSTRTTSPDPDAQQNGGNVPNENRRQSRSDTLLSRSPSPESSQSSPRVRAQLIQDSDVIAMQLELESRHAQSRNATTDADAGLQNSDDRQPSRRSISEILDTFLSSQDITTILGAEATDSDALSNMTAAVSPNPGDMATTSTSDGQLLGVTGDQNPNNSSAGPIFSDPVNILPDVVEEPPLDDTTNQASEPQLDQDDADDDADAESGILPHLADPMVRQNSAAGTTTITPSVSAHRVTILSALPVDSLASHLASMITTALFAPVETFYLRSLAKSYLSSKGTAAAIRSDVYPVRAWGGGATRSDKLAYIGKLALMMGIQAAVNASVWGIISGSAIRIGRRWCRWGAL; from the exons ATGGGGCGACGTGCGTACTTGAATCGCCTGGCTCTG GGCCGGTCTCCCTATGAAGCTCCGGAGCTTCCTGCTGGGTCCTCATCAGAGCAAGGAAACTCGGTGCAGCGGAGAATCTCACCAATCCACGCGGACGGATATGCCCAGCACTACGATGAAAGGGGCCACCCGGTTAACCCGGAGTCCAAGTCATTTGGAAAAGAGCTCAGGAGAGCCAAAAATGACATACTTTCGACAATGGGAATTGTCGTAAGTGAGGATACAAATCGCGGGCCCAACGAGCAGGAAAAGGTGGACGCAATTGTCGCCGAGAATGACTACGGGTTGATCATGGTGACACTCGATCAAATTTCGGTTTTCCTGGGCTCGTGGTGGACCACATCCCTCACAGGCCGCATACAGACATTTAAAAGCTATGCTCATGTCCCTCTTACACAAATCATAAGCCACGAACGTGCGTCTCTTGGGATCCTTGGGTTTCATTTTGCTGGAATCCCTGCATGGGCCATGTCGACATGTATATCTATATGTCGACATCACCCTCTAGAGCGGTTGATTTCAACAATACAAAACTACTTTCCCGACAATGATACCGGTTCGAAGCTTGTGCGAGCCTCGTTTACAATTCTCCATTCTGC GACTCGAGGAGCCCTTCTTGTGCTCGCAATGCAGACTTACATGTACTCTTTATTACAGTCTCTTCATCTAATCCCCCCTACATCAGTGCCAGGTATTGCACACTTCATGCCGTTCGGCGAATTCGCTTCAATGCTGCTTCCAGGCCCTCCTCCAGACCTGTCATTCGTCTCCCTAGGGAGCTATTTCTTTGACATCATGAAGGCTCCATCTCTTTTCTATATCTATGTCTACTTGCGACCCGTGATCGAAGTCCGCCTTTATAGGTTGATCCGCAGACGATTACCAAAACCTATACTCACGGATGATCTCTCCGTCAAGGTGGCTTTCGATAATGATCTCATTGATTGGATGGTTCCGACGCTCGGGCGCCGAGCTGTGGAAGAGACACAGCGCAGCAATCTTTCGCTCATCGATGATATATCATACGAGATGGGTGCTTTCCGGCAATGGCTGTCTTCTAAACTTACCTTCAGGCGACGAAGGGCTTCAGTTGCTCAAGTGACAGAACTTGATCAGGAACCTGAGACTCGCCAGGCGCAGAGCGGCGCAGCAAATTTACCCCCGGCTCCGGAGCATCAGCGACACAGGAGCGCAGAGTCGAATCCTCCTGATCAACCCATGCCAGCTTCTGAAACCGATGCGCGTTCTGAAAGCGGCGAAAGTGGGTTATCAAATGGAGAGAATCGGGCCCGTGACGCGGATAATATGGATCTATTAAGGCGTGCGAGGAACCTCACCCTTTCTACCCGTACGACTTCGCCAGACCCAGACGCTCAACAAAATGGGGGTAACGTTCCTAATGAAAACCGACGTCAGTCCCGTTCAGATACGCTTTTGTCTCGATCTCCGTCTCCTGAATCCTCACAGTCCTCGCCTCGAGTCCGCGCACAGTTGATCCAGGACTCGGATGTCATTGCCatgcagctggagctggaaagccGCCATGCACAGAGCCGGAATGCGACAACTGACGCCGACGCTGGTCTACAAAATTCAGATGATAGACAACCTAGCCGTCGTTCGATCTCTGAGATCCTTGACACGTTCTTATCCAGCCAGGACATAACCACGATACTTGGTGCGGAAGCTACAGATAGCGATGCCCTTTCCAATATGACTGCAGCGGTGTCCCCCAACCCCGGGGACATGGCGACCACGTCAACCTCAGATGGCCAACTGCTCGGGGTAACAGGAGACCAAAACCCAAATAACTCGAGCGCTGGTCCAATCTTTTCGGACCCCGTCAATATTCTCCCGGATGTAGTAGAAGAACCACCCCTCGACGACACCACTAATCAAGCTTCCGAGCCACAACTTGATCAAGATGatgccgacgatgatgccgacGCTGAATCTGGAATCCTGCCTCACTTGGCCGACCCCATGGTCAGACAAAACTCAGCTGCGGGAACCACAACCATCACTCCCTCTGTATCGGCCCATAGAGTGACTATTCTTTCCGCTCTTCCTGTGGATTCGTTGGCGTCTCATCTCGCATCTATGATCACGACGGCTCTTTTTGCTCCAGTCGAGACTTTCTACCTCCGATCCCTAGCCAAATCTTATCTTTCCTCCAAGGGTACCGCTGCCGCGATCCGATCCGATGTTTACCCTGTGAGGGCTTGGGGCGGCGGGGCCACCCGGTCTGATAAACTCGCGTACATAGGCAAACTGGCCCTCATGATGGGAATTCAAGCTGCTGTAAACGCTTCCGTTTGGGGAATTATATCGGGGTCCGCTATACGGATTGGAAGAAGGTGGTGTCGGTGGGGTGCGCTATAG
- a CDS encoding ubiquitin carboxyl-terminal hydrolase family protein (BUSCO:EOG09262QL6;~COG:Z;~EggNog:ENOG410PG9J;~InterPro:IPR033809,IPR001607,IPR001394,IPR038765, IPR028889,IPR013083;~MEROPS:MER0064621;~PFAM:PF02148,PF00443;~go_function: GO:0004843 - thiol-dependent ubiquitin-specific protease activity [Evidence IEA];~go_function: GO:0008270 - zinc ion binding [Evidence IEA];~go_process: GO:0000245 - spliceosomal complex assembly [Evidence IEA];~go_process: GO:0006397 - mRNA processing [Evidence IEA];~go_process: GO:0016579 - protein deubiquitination [Evidence IEA]), whose protein sequence is MMTKRQAELSLEQEATAGSPASKRARVEDDNLPESDPRHGALPLRRANGQEMEKHERQGQDILAAADQEEEELEEAAQIDDEGDEDDEDDNRPAIVAPQRQTAPMEGYGDLYLDTINRRILDFDFEKLCSVSLSNINVYACLVCGKYFQGRGPKSHAYFHALEISHHVFVNMGTKKVYVLPEGYEVKNKSLDDIKYVVDPYYTKDEVAKLDKEVTDAFDLSGKRYRPGFVGMNNIKANDYLNVVAQALAHVLPIRNYFLLHEFPQPGTPQLVLRFGTLVRKLWNPKAFRSHVSPHELLQEIALRSSKRFTLTNQSDPVEFLSWFLNNLHLALGGSRKPSKTPTSVVHAAFQGHLRIESQAITAHSDTQNARLVFTESGTINNQTTPFLILTLDLPPTPLFQSANRESIIPQVPLTTLLNKYNGIAASEKLDHRVRHRLLHPLPPYLMFHIKRFSKNRFVSERNPTIVTFPSPRSLDMSPYVEPNPDVWPPGEPILYDLVANIILDPTISAPGGTEDAAEKGVNAASGGASSSGAGAGTEKVSWLVQLNDKATAAENTRVQSEQNTGEQRGSEWLEIQDLFVKHAESETLFTKEGYLMVWERRKVPGMSSRKGKAAAR, encoded by the exons ATGATGACCAAACGACAGGCCGAGCTGTCGTTAGAGCAAGAGGCTACTGCCGGGTCTCCGGCCTCCAAAAGGGCCCGCGTGGAGGACGATAACCTACCAGAAAGTGACCCGCGTCATGGAGCACTACCTTTGCGCCGAGCTAATGggcaggagatggagaagcaTGAGCGCCAGGGGCAAGATATCCTTGCAGCTGCGGaccaagaggaagaggaacttgaagaagcAGCACAGATAGATGATGAgggagacgaagatgatgaggacgataaCCGGCCTGCGATCGTGGCACCTCAACGGCAAACAGCCCCGATGGAAGGATACGGCGACCTTTATCTAGATACCATTAATCGACGAATTCTCGACTTCGATTTCGAGAAATTGTGCTCCGTCAGTTTGTCAAATATCAATGTGTACGCTTGTCTTGTGTGCGGGAAATACTTCCAAGGCAGAGGGCCGAAATCCCACGCCTACTTTCACGCCCTGGAAATTTCACACCATGTTTTCGTCAATATGGGAACGAAGAAAGTATACGTCTTACCCGAGGGATACGAAGTGAAGAATAAAAGCTTGGATGATATCAAATACGTGGTCGACCCATATTACACCAAGGATGAAGTGGCCAAGCTGGACAAAGAGGTCACAGATGCGTTCGATCTTTCGGGGAAACGCTATCGACCAG GTTTTGTTGGTATGAACAACATCAAAGCGAATGACTACTTAAACGTTGTGGCCCAAGCCCTCGCCCATGTTCTTCCAATTCGCAACtactttctcctccacgagTTTCCACAACCTGGTACACCCCAACTGGTTTTGCGTTTTGGCACTCTGGTGCGCAAGCTTTGGAATCCTAAGGCGTTCCGCTCTCACGTATCACCGCACGAACTTTTACAGGAAATTGCTTTGCGATCATCAAAACGATTTACCCTCACTAATCAGTCAGACCCTGTGGAGTTCTTATCTTGGTTCCTAAACAACCTACACCTTGCGCTTGGGGGCTCCCGAAAGCCATCAAAAACCCCGACCAGTGTGGTTCACGCAGCTTTCCAAGGCCATCTACGAATCGAAAGTCAAGCGATCACAGCGCATTCAGACACACAGAATGCTCGATTGGTTTTCACCGAATCAGGCACCATAAACAACCAAACGACTCCTTTTTTAATCCTAACTCTAGACCTGCCTCCGACTCCCCTCTTTCAATCTGCAAACAGGGAATCCATCATTCCTCAAGTACCCCTAACCACCTTACTAAACAAGTATAACGGAATTGCCGCATCCGAGAAACTCGACCACCGAGTCCgccatcgccttctccacCCGCTCCCTCCCTACCTCATGTTCCACATCAAACGCTTCAGCAAAAACAGATTCGTCTCCGAACGGAATCCAACTATTGTCACTTTCCCCTCCCCACGCTCGCTGGATATGTCGCCATATGTAGAGCCCAACCCCGATGTCTGGCCTCCCGGTGAACCCATCCTTTATGACCTTGTAGCaaacatcatcctcgaccCGACCATCAGCGCCCCCGGTGGAACGGAGGACGCCGCAGAAAAGGGCGTTAACGCAGCATCAGGAGGAGCATCCTCTAGcggtgccggtgccggtACCGAGAAGGTCTCATGGCTCGTTCAGCTCAATGACAAGGCAACGGCAGCAGAGAACACAAGGGTTCAAAGCGAACAAAATACCGGTGAACAGCGAGGGTCCGAGTGGCTAGAGATCCAGGATTTGTTTGTGAAGCATGCTGAGAGCGAGACCTTGTTCACGAAAGAAGGATACCTTATGGTTTGGGAGCGAAGAAAGGTTCCTGGAATGAGTAGTCGCAAGGGAAAGGCGGCGGCAAGATGA
- the pre1 gene encoding proteasome core particle subunit beta 4 (BUSCO:EOG09263WSS;~COG:O;~EggNog:ENOG410PHXK;~InterPro:IPR029055,IPR001353,IPR035206,IPR023333, IPR016050;~MEROPS:MER0002676;~PFAM:PF00227;~go_component: GO:0005839 - proteasome core complex [Evidence IEA];~go_function: GO:0004298 - threonine-type endopeptidase activity [Evidence IEA];~go_process: GO:0051603 - proteolysis involved in cellular protein catabolic process [Evidence IEA]): protein MEVLLGITGKDFVLLAASKAAMRGPTILKATDDKTKQLNEHTLVAFSGESGDTIQFAEYVHANVQLYTMRNDTELSPNAVANFVRGELARSLRSRSPYTVNLLLGGVDPISQKPHLYWIDYLASLAPVPYAAHGYAQYYCLSTLDKHHHPDITLEQGMKLLEMCTDELKRRLPIDYKGVLVKVVTKDGVKEVDFDNNRIVTSA from the exons AT GGAGGTTCTACTCGGTATCACAGGCAAAGACTTTGTCCTTCTGGCAGCATCGAAGGCTGCTATGAGAGGCCCTACCATCCTCAAGGCTACAGATGACAAGACAAAGCAACTAAACGAGCACACGCTTGTCGCTTTCTCCGGCGAGTCGGGAGACACCA TCCAATTTGCCGAATACGTTCATGCCAATGTCCAGCTATACACAATGCGAAACGATACCGAGCTGTCCCCGAATGCGGTCGCTAATTTCGTTCGAGGAGAGCTAGCACGCAGTCTACGATCGCGGAGCCCCTACACAgtcaacctccttctcggtGGAGTTGACCCTATTTCTCAGAAACCACACCTATACTGGATTGATTACCTCGCTTCTTTGGCGCCTGTCCCGTACGCTGCCCACGGTTACGCCCAGTACTACTGTCTATCAACGCTTGACAAACATCATCATCCCGACATTACCCTGGAACAAGGAATGAAGCTCCTAGAAATGTGCACAGATGAGTTGAAGCGCCGGCTGCCAATCGACTACAAGGGG GTTCTGGTTAAAGTAGTGACTAAGGATGGCGTGAAGGAAGTAGACTTCGACAATAACCGAATTGTCACAAGTGCTTAA
- a CDS encoding alpha/beta hydrolase (CAZy:CE10;~COG:V;~EggNog:ENOG410PUPP;~InterPro:IPR029058,IPR013094;~MEROPS:MER0034665;~PFAM:PF07859;~go_function: GO:0016787 - hydrolase activity [Evidence IEA]) translates to MTEYRHLTTPQPEWENFPHNLPPGTRTFWLNRDHLPITPQPGLEIKEFDVPVRDGHPISIRSYRQSSADGDAGEKPLPLLIYFHGGGFVSGGLESDDASCRRIASEIPILVLNVEYRLAPEHRFPVGFEDCLDIVRWAASPQAKDKLPSAIDLKSGFIIGGTSAGANFVAGIAHIIAQETDPRRKLSHRLTGILFLAGTICHEDARPEKYHDRILSIDEITESAGLTKEGIIYFAKKYGAPPADVRRSPLLFESHSDLALRAAVYVCGWDPRRDETLLFEQLLREEGVKTKNYIYPGLPHGFWTMCPDLPVSKEWEKDLLEGVKFLLEDST, encoded by the exons ATGACCGAATACCGTCATTTAACTACTCCACAGCCCGAGTGGGAGAAT TTCCCCCACAATCTGCCACCCGGTACCCGCACCTTCTGGCTAAACAGAGATCACCTCCCAATCACCCCTCAGCCTGGTCTCGAGATCAAGGAATTCGACGTCCCAGTTCGTGACGGACATCCAATCAGCATTCGTTCATACAGGCAGTCCTCTGccgatggcgatgctggcgaGAAACCCCTGCCGTTGCTCATCTATTTCCACGGAGGGGGGTTCGTCTCCGGTGGCTTAGAGTCCGACGATGCCTCGTGTAGGCGCATAGCCTCAGAAATCCCCATCCTCGTGCTGAATGTTGAGTATCGGCTTGCACCAGAGCACCGATTTCCCGTTGGATTTGAGGATTGCTTGGATATTGTTCGCTGG GCCGCATCCCCACAAGCCAAAGACAAGCTCCCTTCGGCCATCGACTTGAAATCCGGCTTCATCATAGGCGGGACCTCCGCCGGCGCAAACTTCGTTGCCGGAATCGCGCACATAATCGCGCAAGAGACAGACCCTCGCCGAAAACTCTCTCACCGACTAACCGGAATCCTTTTCCTAGCTGGTACAATCTGCCATGAGGATGCTCGGCCTGAGAAATACCACGATAGGATACTGAGCATAGATGAGATCACCGAGTCTGCGGGGCTAACTAAGGAGGGGATTATATATTTTGCCA AAAAATACGGCGCTCCACCTGCTGACGTTCGTCGCTCGCCGCTTCTATTTGAATCTCATAGCGATTTGGCTCTCCGGGCTGCGGTTTATGTCTGCGGTTGGGACCCGCGTCGTGATGAGACATTGTTGTTTGAGCAGCTGTTGCGGGAGGAAGGTGTGAAAACCAAGAATTATATATACCCCGGCCTTCCACATGGATTCTGGACCATGTGTCCTGATTTGCCCGTTTCGAAAGAATGGGAGAAGGATCTCCTTGAGGGTGTGAAGTTTCTTTTAGAAGATTCGACTTAG